The DNA region ccaaatccatccctgctGTAACTATTGATTTAGCCCATGGTGAAAGCTCCTGGGCTTGCTGCCAGCACAGACCATATGACAGAGTTGCCCTAGTGAGAACAGCCACTTTCTTAGGACCGGCTGGAAAGAGGGAGCTACTGCGGGGGTGGTAGGAGGGACACTCATGGTACAAGGAGCACACTTAGCTCAACCCCATGCTTTTGGTCCTCTTGTGTACATGATCAGGGgagactcccagccccacccccaaggaACCAACCATTGACGGCTCCTCGGAGAATGTCTGGGAGGAATATAACTGGAGACACACATGCAGAGCAGGTCTCTTCCCGGGTGCAGACTACATCTGAGGTTTGTGGGTAGTCTGCCGCAGATGGGAGCCTCCGAGGAAAAGAGCCCTGCCCCTTGCTTTGAGCAGTAGCACTTACCACGCGATGTATCATGGAGAAGTCTACTTGTAAATAATTATTGGATGAAAAACATGCCAAGCTTCTGTGAGAGTTATTTGAGCAGCTTGGCTTTTCATCTCcagagtgctttacagacatgCACTGATTAATCCCTGCGACACCCCCTgtgctttggggtgggggggtattaCTATCCCTTTtgacaagtggggaaactgaggcagagaaggtaagggacttgcccaaggctgcagAAGGAGCTCCTGCTGttagaccagggtttctcaagcTGGGGTCGCTGGACCCCTGGGGGGTCcgcgagggtactccaggggttCCGTGAATCATGTccagatcaactcctccccctccctcccagtgcctcctgcacgctgtgGAACAGAtgttcagcagtgtgcaggaggctctgggagggagagggaggagtgaggaggggatgggaagaggaggggcagggttggggcaggaagaggtggggtggggaggtcttgggggaaggggtggagtgggggcagggccttgggctgagcagggagcttggggtccatgaaaattttaaaatcaaaatgggggtcctcaggttgctaaagtttgagaaccactgtgctaaactGTGCATCTCTCCCCGAGGGGGATGCTGGAGAGAGTCATTTGTTATAAATTAACATAGGGATTTATCAGGTGCTCATGATACTGATGGGGACGGAATCAGTGTCTTACATGCAGTGATTTTTATCAGGCACTTTATACGGAGGAACCCAGTTTCACTCTGAGGGCAGATGTATGCTCTAAGGAGCAACGCTTTTTTCCAGTGAGTAGAGACTTTTCATCACACTCAGGAATTGACCCTTAATATGTTCAGTTCATCTTTCCACCCCTTTCCTGCTCATTGcataattcctcttcctccagccAGAGGGCGCTAAGAGTAGCCGGGGCTTGGGTGCACTAAACCTCCCATTCTTccagcagacacacacacgctAATTGCGAGCTCCCTGGGTCATGGCCACTGTGAGTAACACCTGCTGGCTGAGTCAATTCAGATACCTGTCCCGGCTTCCCATGCGTCCTATGACATGACTGAAGGAGTTAAAGGGAGACAGCCTGGTTCCTCAGTGCCTCTCCTTTTCTCTGGAGCCTGCATTTCCCTGGCCAGCAGCAATCCGCGGCCGACTGCCCATTGTCTTGTGGCTGCCACTTCTCTGAGTGCAGGGCCCAGATCCTGTGCtaatctcctcccctccctcttgcCGCAGGAGTTGTACTCTCTACCCACGAGGCCGTGCTACAAGCCCTGTAAATGGCATCCCATGACATGCTCTGTGGTGCCGGAACTGCTTCTGAAAATGCAGAAGCACACCTTGCAGGTGGGCCGAGCCTCCAGTACTACGGGCAACAGATGGCCATGGAGAAGGGTTTCTGTGCCAGTGAAATACTGCTGTCTCAGGATGGGGTGAAGATGGGCGACTGGTTGGGCTGCTCCTGTACCGGGGATGTATAGTTTAGTGGGAGGTTCTCTGCATCCCACACTAATTCCGGGCTGGATTCTTACCagctgggttctttttcttttaaaaatgcaacagTTACGTGTTTCCTTTGCAAACCAGACAGGAGAGCAGGACATGACCCTGATAAATCACAAACCCCATGCGTATGGAGCCCATGATGGCTGGGGGCACTGCAGACGGTAGGGGGTTAGGATGGGCTTTTAATTCTTCAGTAAATTCGGGCTGTATGTCTCTGGCTCACTGCAGAATTTGAGCCAATGCAGTTCTTAGGGATCAAATCAAAGccaggctctgggtttggggaggtTGATAATTTACTGGCCTCTGGAACAAGACGGGGCCACCAAGCGAAATgattccccattcccaccccctgcaactccccacCCTCTTTTTTTGCCACGGGGAGATAAAATTTGTACTCTGCTGTTACAGCGCTAACCCTACCAGGCTGCTGAGCTCAGTGAGGCTCTGGAGGGAAGACCATAGTGAAGTCTTGTTGCCcgtccctccccgcccctcccctgcccctgtgtCCGCTCACATGGTGGAGTTTGGATATTGCACCCAGCCCACCTCCTTGTACGCGGCAGTCACGTGGGTGTAGATGAGGCTCTTCACCTTGGTCCAGGCTCTCTGCACCTCTGGGGTGAAGTCGTTGGCATATTCTTCGGCGATGACCTCCAGCATGACGCCGGTAAagaactgggggagagggagacaggaaAGGGTTGCTAGATTCTCCAGGAaacaaggggagaggggaggtggtCAGGGGCCACTGGGGCAGCTCCTTTTCCAAAGCAACCCTGCTGCTGAGTTCAGGGGGCTTCTGCCATCTTGCTGAGCCTGTCCATAGGGATACTTTACCCTGCTTTGCACTACCCCCAGCCATTGCTCTGAGAGACTGACAGATGCTCATTGGGCTCTAGGAGATGTAAAGCCGTGTTATTAGCCCTGCCGTGCCAAGGGAGAAACTGAACCCCAGGCAGGTTGAGAGCTACGTTGTCTTGAGCCAGCTCATTTTAGGGGCCCCACTTTTTGGGTTCCCAACTAGAGACATACAAGGGCCGATTTTTTCCAAAGAGTTCTGCACGGCAGGTATTGGGCTGGTTGGAAAATCGGGTCACAAGTGTCACAGTGGGAGTTGCTGGGTACTAGGCACTTTGAAATCTGTCCTGTAGTGTCTgcttttcagaggtgttaaccgcccacagctcccactcccttcctgagtcagtgctactgaaaatcagtaCTGAGGTCCCAGGTATCTCACACTGCCTGCCCACAGGTGCCCAGAAGGAGGGGCCACATTTGAAAAGTTTGGCCTAAGTGTCTTGCCTGAGGCCACAAGTCGTCGAGGGACAGAACCCTGGCGTCCTGCCTCCCACGCCTCTGCTCTAACGGCACAGCTGCTGAGCTCTGGACAGGTGCCCTCTCTAGGTGCTCGGCAACTtcctctcctttctgattctccAGGTGTGGCAGAGGAGAACGCTGGCTGGCTGCCCACGGACATAGTGTCCTAGAGGTAGGAGTTGCCTGCCCTGAGTCACCTCATCCTCTTTGCTCTGCAGTGCTGCTTTCTGACACGCTTGGCCGtgcgggggcagaggggctttcCCCTACTTTCCAGGGTCTTTATCCTGTTCCCGCAGTGGAGCGCTAGCTATTGGTAGGGGGAGGAAACCCTTCACCTCCACCAGAAGCTGTGGGAGAAGGAGTTCCCTGCATCTTCCTTGTGGGGGGAAAGGCAGGTTTCCGAGGGCTGGGACAGCTTGGTACCTCACTGCTATGGCCAATAAAACAGCTGTAGGTGACCCGGTCCAGAGGTAGGCCCTcgtctgctttctctctcccacaaTCTACCCCTCCTAGTTTCATGATGAAAACGCAATCTCTGATCCACTGATGGGTTCTGATGCCCGTGGCCGGGGGAGGTGGCCCATGGCGGCGAGTCTCCCAGGGCTGTAGGCCACAGCCCATTTCAATTCGACCTCATGGACTCAGAGGTGGGCTTTTTCCCCCTGAGGTTCATCTTTAAAACCATCATGTGAGAGCAGTACTGTGTCTTGGCGCCGTGTGGCACAGAGGTGGTGGTGGCCCCTGGAGGAAGCTGGAAAggaattcccttcccccccccccccatcatggcAGGAGCGTGGCCGTTGCCTGCGAGCTACATTTCAGGGGAGGACGCGGAGGCTGCACTGACATtaaccagctgattgccccgtTTGCTAACCCATTGGCCATTTCCATCCCAAGGCAGGTCAACGCCCAGCAAAGGAGAAAACCCTCAAACCAGGATCCCAGCTCTTTTCCCCTCTTCTTTGTCTCATTGGCTTGCAGCCCCATTGCCCCTTCCATTTGACACACTTCCTCGCACTATAACAGccctcccctgcactccccccccccccagaagcaCCAAAATAGGCCCCTACTGTTGGCAAGCCCATGCCTTACTATACagcttctggggtgcagcctgTGAAGTCCTCATCCCTCCCCTCACTCTCTTGCTGCCTGTCGGTGTCACCTGCCCCTTGGCTGCTAAGGGGAGCGAGAGAAAACTCCCAGCTGAGCGAGTAAGGAGAGGAGGTGAGCAGGGAGGGAACTTGCTGACTTGTAGCACCGACTCCAGCAGTGCCAGCAGACCCTATCTGGTACAGCACCCCCTTCAGGATACCCAGGAAACTGACTACTCCTGATGTAAAAATCCATAGGACTGGCCAGTATCCTGGGGGCTAGAATAAACCAGTGTATTCCCATCGTCTCTTGCCAGCACCCATTTATCAGTGTGGGCCttatcccctccctccctttccctctaACGTCACAGAGACTTCCGTTCTGGTCCTTTACCTTGAAGTAGACAGGCTCCACTTTGTGCTTGAGGGCATGGGCCTTGCCCACCAGGGCCAGAACAGATGAGACCTTTTCGGAGTCGTTGATGTTCTCCACTACAGTGTTAACAGcgcccatgacccgccgggcatgCTTGCGCAGCTGTGGGGTCCTCTCCATCTCCAGGGGGTCCTCCATGTGCTTGAATTGACTGAAGTACTGCTTGGCAGACGGGAATTTGACAAAAAACCTGCACAGTGCAGttgggagagaaggagagggaaagagagagaagccaCGTGAATTTCAGTGAGAGGTGAAGTAGCTTagggcaatggttctcaaccgggggtgcACATACCcctggggtatgcagaggtcttccgggagtacatcaactcatctagatatttccctagttttacaacaggtacataaaaagcactagcgaagacAGTACAAACTCAAATTCCATACAgaccatgacttgtttatactgctctatagactatacactgaaatgtaagaacaatatttatattccaattgatttattttataattacatggtaaaaatgagaaagtgagcaatttatCAGTAatagtgggctgtgacacttttgtatttttatgtctgattttgtaagcaagtaatttttaagtgaggtgaaacttgggtgtacgcaagacaaatcagactcctgaaaggggtacagtagtctggaaagattgagagccccTGGCCAGGAGGCTAGAGCAAAGCCAGTGAGGCAAGAGAGCTTGGATCTATTCCCAGTTGTGCCACATATCACTGTGTGACCTCATGGCTTGCAGTGGTGTGGGGTTTCGTTAGTCCTGAGCATCTGCCTCTCCCAGGAATTCAGTGGGGGCAGTGGTGCGTGGCCCATCTGCAAACCATGTTCTGGGAGCTTTCCCAACTATAACAGGGGCCTGTCAGTAAATACTCACCTGCCTAGCAGAGTGTCGGAGGTGGGAGGGCTGAATTTGTGATTGTCATTATTATATTGCTGTGGCTAATGGCCCCCTGGTGCTGGGCACCGGCTGCACACAGCACGAAAGATTTTTCCTGCCCCACACAACTTGCAATCTGATATTTGCAAAGCCCTTCTCCCATCTGTGCAGAGCCCCCGGCAGACGGGTCTCaaagcggtagccgtgttagtctgtatcagcaaaaagaacgaggagtacttgccCCTGCACGTCCACACAAATTGAATAATTCTGCCCTTGGCCACCCCCGTGATTCCCCTGAGTTTTCACAGGGGGAACCAGGGGCAGCACTTGGCCCAGAGAATCCAGCCGGGGTTCACAATGGGAAGTCAAATCAGTCCTCAGAACGTTcctgctgggggcggtgctgaGCCCTGGGGCATCCAAGGGCTGTTGGGTCTCCAATGTGCCGATCCTAGGTTACTGCACCCTACAGGGATGTCTTCTTCATCCCGTGTTGGAGAGTGGAGTGGTCCCGGGGCCAACCCTCTTTCCCCGACCCCAGGAAAGGGGTACAGGAGACCCTCAAATCTGATGGGATTAAAGCCATGGGACAAATTAATCACATCTGAAATGAAAGGAGTTGTGGTTGAATTGGCCACGCGGAGCTAAAACCTCGATTCCCTCTCCATTCCCCAGTAGGaaaagagctggggagggggagtcggTGTGTCTTTGCTGTGCTTATTTAAGAGTCTCACACACTCCTCCAGTTTgctggggctgccccagcccctcatagaaagggcagctctgctctgtgctgCTAACAGGTGCCAGTTTGCCTGGGGCAGGACCCCCAGGGCGCAAATCTGAAATGCTGCGAGTGAAAGGGAAGCTTTTGCTGAGCTCTGAGTCCACTTGCCGTGTGCACAGGGGGTCCCGCTCCAAGCTGAGGGAAGGTGAAGGCTCTGTTATGCTAGGCTAGTGAATCGATACACCACTTGGTAACAGAGGCAGAAGCatagggtgggaggagagagagagagagtgtgtgtgtgtgtaggagccTACATCTTAAAAATCTCTGCTGAGTTACTTAATCCCTGCATGAGAGGTGCGATTCTGCTGTCACGTGCAGCGGGGCACCTCCATCAGACTGGaactccattgagt from Malaclemys terrapin pileata isolate rMalTer1 chromosome 13, rMalTer1.hap1, whole genome shotgun sequence includes:
- the CYGB gene encoding cytoglobin isoform X1, encoding MEKVQGEMEIERWERSEELSDAEKKVIQETWSRVYMNCEDVGVSILIRFFVKFPSAKQYFSQFKHMEDPLEMERTPQLRKHARRVMGAVNTVVENINDSEKVSSVLALVGKAHALKHKVEPVYFKFFTGVMLEVIAEEYANDFTPEVQRAWTKVKSLIYTHVTAAYKEVGWVQYPNSTIVESTGDHAELISTGNRDGVPGSQKSSSMD
- the CYGB gene encoding cytoglobin isoform X2, whose translation is MEKVQGEMEIERWERSEELSDAEKKVIQETWSRVYMNCEDVGVSILIRFFVKFPSAKQYFSQFKHMEDPLEMERTPQLRKHARRVMGAVNTVVENINDSEKVSSVLALVGKAHALKHKVEPVYFKFFTGVMLEVIAEEYANDFTPEVQRAWTKVKSLIYTHVTAAYKEEPPGGSGSCKVTEPPLPT